In a single window of the Streptomyces sp. CGMCC 4.7035 genome:
- a CDS encoding metallophosphoesterase family protein, whose product MSEYHDSHDGAPVGEPGRPAGEHGMTRRQLLRHAGWFGGAVVLTVASGEVISHIADSRDAAGAAAPAGATAAGSDALRFVQVSDSHIGFQGPANTDVAGSFTEAINQVNSLGFRPDFVMHSGDLTHLSTAAQFDQVRQMMTGLQTDRVFTVPGEHDSIGDAGRAYRQIFGKGTLGDGWYSFDTHGVHFIALVNTLSLEKLGHLGNAQIDFVRKDLAGLSPDTPIVVFSHIPLFAMYPRWGWSTDDALKVIALLRRFSSVTCLNGHVHQLFTKTEGNITFHSATTTAYPLPKPGRAPAPTPQVVPARQLKDALGIRTVGYRQGDRELAIKDERLA is encoded by the coding sequence ATGAGCGAGTACCACGACAGTCACGACGGAGCGCCGGTCGGCGAACCCGGGCGGCCCGCCGGGGAACACGGTATGACCCGGCGCCAACTCCTGCGACACGCCGGGTGGTTCGGCGGGGCCGTGGTGCTGACCGTGGCCAGTGGGGAGGTGATCAGCCACATCGCCGACTCCCGGGACGCCGCCGGGGCCGCCGCGCCCGCCGGGGCCACGGCAGCGGGAAGCGACGCGCTGCGGTTCGTGCAGGTCTCCGACAGCCATATCGGCTTCCAGGGCCCGGCGAACACGGACGTGGCCGGTTCCTTCACCGAAGCGATCAACCAGGTCAACTCGCTCGGCTTCAGGCCCGACTTCGTCATGCACAGCGGCGACCTGACGCACCTCTCCACGGCCGCGCAGTTCGACCAGGTCAGGCAGATGATGACCGGTCTGCAGACGGACCGCGTCTTCACCGTGCCGGGCGAGCACGACTCCATCGGCGATGCGGGCCGCGCCTACCGGCAGATCTTCGGCAAGGGCACGCTCGGCGACGGCTGGTACAGCTTCGACACCCACGGCGTGCACTTCATCGCCTTGGTCAACACCCTGAGCCTGGAAAAGCTCGGTCACCTCGGCAACGCCCAGATCGATTTCGTCCGCAAGGACCTCGCAGGACTGTCGCCAGACACCCCCATAGTGGTCTTCAGCCACATCCCGCTGTTCGCCATGTACCCGCGGTGGGGCTGGAGTACGGACGATGCACTGAAGGTCATCGCGCTCCTGCGCCGGTTCTCCTCGGTCACCTGTCTCAACGGGCACGTTCACCAGCTGTTCACCAAGACAGAGGGCAACATCACCTTCCACTCCGCCACCACCACCGCCTACCCGCTGCCGAAGCCGGGGCGGGCCCCCGCCCCGACTCCGCAGGTGGTGCCCGCCCGACAGCTCAAGGACGCGCTGGGCATTCGTACCGTGGGCTACCGGCAGGGCGACCGGGAGCTGGCGATCAAGGACGAGAGGCTGGCATGA